GTGAAACTTTTCGAACTGGTTTGTTTGTATGCATCACTAACATTAACATAACCCTTGCAAGTCCTACGTGACACTGGGCTAAGGTGCGGTGGAAGCGGGTTGCCTTCTTCACGATTTGGTGAGAAGCAAATGTCAACCATCGTTGAAGCAAAGCCAGCTTGCTTCAAGGACCGTTAGAGAGGACACAGAGGAAAAGTTTTTCTGTGTACAACTTTTTCATTCCTATATGATGAAAGTTTTTCGAATGGGACGTTAAATCGGTATGGTGAATGATGATAAACAGAAAATAACGAACTCAAATGTTGAAGAAACAGAGATGTAGTCATTGTGAAGATGAGAATAAGACAAGATGCAGTTCGTCTGCTCTCAAAATCTAAACATGTCCAAAAACTTGATATTGCTCACCGTAGAAATTGTGACCTATTCCAAGATGTTATTGTGTGGGAAGCTTAActcgaaggaaaaaaaaaaggatgtgaAAAGTTAGCATCAGCCAATATTGAACTTTGTTTCCTTCCATGGCAATCGAGGACTTTCTAATTTCTTGATCACATTCTCCATCCAAATGCCATCATGATCTGCGTAGGGACCCACACATTGCACAGTTAATGCGAACAGATGGAGTTGAGCACCTTGGTTTCCACTTTGAAACCCTAGATTGATGAAACCAAGTCTTTACTATGTTTTGGAACTAATTCGAGTACAAACTCTGGCCTCTTTGTACACTTTTCCTGGTCTGCAAAAGTAGCCCTTGTTGGGTGCACAGTGTGCATCTTGCGAACAAATGCACAGCCCCTCCAGTGCGCATCCGTCCCTGACCATGCTCGCTCCCTCCTTGAGTCCAAGAACTTGGTCCGTCCATTCGCTAGAAAACAACCCCAATGGATCATACATCTCCTTCACTTTAAAAAATTCTTGGGCATTTTTGTATCTTTTGATCACTCCGTCGAATGCCAAATTCCTGTTCTTCCCCCAGTGAGGGAGTGCGTCGTACTTGAAAAGCGCCATCTGTTCTATTTCTTCGAGAACGTCTTCGTATAGCCTCGGGCTCAGCGGATCCTTGCTCCTGTAGTAAGTGATGTCGAAGTCTACTGCATCCTCCTGCTTGCCCAAGTAAGCACTGGAGGCCTTGACATAACGCATGAGGATGCCGTTGTAGAGCTCCACTCCGCACAATGCTTTAGGCTCTAATGCAATGAGTTGCTGGATGTCTTCGATGAAGCTCTTTACCATGGAGAGTCCGACACTAAATGTGGTTTGGTGAAAGAACTCACCCTTGACACGCGGATCCCATGGACATGCAGTAATCAGATCGTCTTGGAGACTGTCTAGGCATGTGCCTGACGATTGTAGCCTATTGTGATACCCAATCACTGGATACCCGGTGAAGATGATACCTAATCAAAACATGCATATACATCAACGAGAGCGAAGTCTCTGGAATAGTGGATGCCATGAGGCGCAACTATATTAGTTAACTTAGGATGCGATACCGTTGTTTGTCAACCCATAAGCAAAGGACTCGAGGGTAGAAGAAATTAGCTTTGCACCGTTGCATTTCCCGTCTGCATCGTTCAAGGATTCTTGCAGTTCCTCTGTTAGGGCAACATCATATCAGAGTTCGAAAAAAGGTATAGTTAGGCTAGTTCAACTTCTAAAATCTAGCTTAACATTGTTTTCTTGATTTACCGGTGGATCTGAGTAGTGCCAAAATGAGAGAAAGTGTGGAGCGGAACGGGGTGAAATCGTACAGCCCGTTACCAGACGCGTTGAGATTGACTCGATCATCGATGCGATAGACTGCTTTCTGTTGGCTCGGATACCACATAATGTCTGCAAACTCATGTTGGTTACCAAAACTGGACGCTTGTTCTCCCAAGTTCGAATCACCCATGATGGAGTACGTTAAGGATCGTTTGAATAGCGGTTGCAACTTTAGTGTTACCTTCAATTATATGTACAAATATCAAAATCACTATGATCCGTCATTTTAGAGGGGCCCAAATCGTTTCAGGTATCCTTTAAAATCATGAATCATTTAATTATAAGTTGGAATGGACTTAGAAGTTTGCGGTGGAGGGATCCCCACATTAGTTTATACGTCACAATTTATATCATACGCCTTAAATTTCTACCATTTTCAAACATGATAAAAGTGAATGAGAGTTTGTTGAATTTTCGGTGGAAGAAataatcttaaacttattgatAATGGATAGTCAGGCCCATGGCCAAATCAAGAGTAAACGGTGGTTCTTTTTCTACGATTggacaaacattttttttggtgATGTAAATACTTCTTCCGACTGTATTGTATACAATTATGAAAAACACCAAAAGTGCTAAAAGTTgtgtatgatgctcactttagtgtcgaAAGTTTTcctcggatcacttaagtgtcaattttttaaaaaatgattacttaagtatcAACTCGAATATGCTTGATCGGAAATCTgacgtggtatttttttattaatatatgaaaCCGACGTGGCTCGTCGAACGTCTAGTCagtaagaaaaaagtaaaacttgaaaaatataatagaaaatacaaatttaattagattaaaatatataaaaaaactaaaatctcaaaaaaatgatatgtgtactagaggtcctaaaacttgttaggaaagttatatatatataaagaggaTAATATGCAAGTTCACTTAATTATCATCAAGTGATAATCCCAATATCAGggtttaccacaaaaaattcaaagaagaaaaggcacGAGAGACACCGCGGGGTTTGTcaagtattttattttattaactCCCATCACAATTGAAGCACTGAAGACAAGGGAAGGGGGAGATATGAGAACTCTGGCACAGAGATTGCAGAAGAAACGTCAACAAGACGGAGTATGATACATgagaagaatagaagagaagagACGTAACATAGTGTAAAGACTGGAGAGTAGCTGTACCTGAGAGATGACTCCTAGAACCCCAAGCGACACTTTGACCGCGTCCATCTCTGCATGGCTGCTATTCGCGTTCACATCCAGCGTCCTGATCCTGGCGTAACCATCTTCAGGCCCTCCCGGGATCACTATCCGCATCGCCTCCACGTAATCGTGCACTGCGCTCCCCTTCCCCCATAGGGAGCTGCCATGCGCGCCCGTCCCCAGCATTCCTCCGACAGTTAAACCCCACCAGTAGGGCGCGTAAGGTAGCGCCATCCCCGCCTTGGCTGCCTCCTCGATC
The sequence above is drawn from the Rhodamnia argentea isolate NSW1041297 chromosome 9, ASM2092103v1, whole genome shotgun sequence genome and encodes:
- the LOC115744459 gene encoding probable L-gulonolactone oxidase 6 isoform X2, which gives rise to MVSATPPADPITCTSNGCTTTNSYGAFPDRSTCKVGAAAYPTSEEELVWVVGNATRSKRKMKVVTRFSHSIPKLVCPGGEEGLLVSTKYMTRIVRVDQEGMRMSVEGGVTLRQLIEEAAKAGMALPYAPYWWGLTVGGMLGTGAHGSSLWGKGSAVHDYVEAMRIVIPGGPEDGYARIRTLDVNANSSHAEMDAVKVSLGVLGVISQVTLKLQPLFKRSLTYSIMGDSNLGEQASSFGNQHEFADIMWYPSQQKAVYRIDDRVNLNASGNGLYDFTPFRSTLSLILALLRSTEELQESLNDADGKCNGAKLISSTLESFAYGLTNNGIIFTGYPVIGYHNRLQSSGTCLDSLQDDLITACPWDPRVKGEFFHQTTFSVGLSMVKSFIEDIQQLIALEPKALCGVELYNGILMRYVKASSAYLGKQEDAVDFDITYYRSKDPLSPRLYEDVLEEIEQMALFKYDALPHWGKNRNLAFDGVIKRYKNAQEFFKVKEMYDPLGLFSSEWTDQVLGLKEGASMVRDGCALEGLCICSQDAHCAPNKGYFCRPGKVYKEARVCTRISSKT
- the LOC115744459 gene encoding probable L-gulonolactone oxidase 6 isoform X1, yielding MMTQTSPCLSKVFRLGWSGSGMLCASLHIIIIATTAMIMSVSATPPADPITCTSNGCTTTNSYGAFPDRSTCKVGAAAYPTSEEELVWVVGNATRSKRKMKVVTRFSHSIPKLVCPGGEEGLLVSTKYMTRIVRVDQEGMRMSVEGGVTLRQLIEEAAKAGMALPYAPYWWGLTVGGMLGTGAHGSSLWGKGSAVHDYVEAMRIVIPGGPEDGYARIRTLDVNANSSHAEMDAVKVSLGVLGVISQVTLKLQPLFKRSLTYSIMGDSNLGEQASSFGNQHEFADIMWYPSQQKAVYRIDDRVNLNASGNGLYDFTPFRSTLSLILALLRSTEELQESLNDADGKCNGAKLISSTLESFAYGLTNNGIIFTGYPVIGYHNRLQSSGTCLDSLQDDLITACPWDPRVKGEFFHQTTFSVGLSMVKSFIEDIQQLIALEPKALCGVELYNGILMRYVKASSAYLGKQEDAVDFDITYYRSKDPLSPRLYEDVLEEIEQMALFKYDALPHWGKNRNLAFDGVIKRYKNAQEFFKVKEMYDPLGLFSSEWTDQVLGLKEGASMVRDGCALEGLCICSQDAHCAPNKGYFCRPGKVYKEARVCTRISSKT